A single genomic interval of Leptotrichia trevisanii DSM 22070 harbors:
- a CDS encoding tellurite resistance TerB C-terminal domain-containing protein, translated as MKNYILDLIKEMTKIIKFKNNEEKSLKNKNYTLKNEIFEKKLINNSENKKKDSFYSKEDNIIDVTNFKKEKIDYTEFRNENIKIVNNWKSKLGRMEYYRFSELKVPFLREKILDLYNKICEISNVELENKNKILVKEIAKFEGKNYIFRGETFKNIFYGAIRIINSKYRGNEIDINNYYFKDFWDILEEDTSKVVIDEINKYLEKLPRLNNEIIEYYNLTPNGLPYRYWDKDGKFREEYNLSELEKRILERTSFRQTKIWNNYEAKKQMILLYLDEWKIIEERVKTEEKLKKKSKKIINAILNLQDYGYFEYNEIEGLYAILKIVENKIRSFIPNYKILETEKELESIKKFFPKSMLNELLENIENFKLSKEKIESIITYEIKNYPKDWKLKLGYIELFNEKKINLIIRFNNDENLEKIIKELLKKEKNSDYKLFYLFLLNRNRELKKTEVKMLEKIISADRFQDYKKLLDKDNEITQKIYEELKLLKFQKMKKIDLNLEKVKVTKEKFAETVNILEEYLKEENEEDDIGKIYNEEQKDIVVENKEEEKIENFQDNKIKEILKIIIETQKMEESDLKNYAKEKNMSLNAYIDFINKEVYDVVNDQVVIFENNKVKIDEFYIDDMKEWLKENG; from the coding sequence ATGAAAAATTATATTTTAGATTTAATAAAAGAAATGACTAAAATTATAAAGTTTAAGAATAATGAAGAAAAATCTTTAAAGAATAAAAATTATACTTTGAAAAATGAGATTTTTGAAAAAAAATTGATAAATAATAGTGAGAATAAGAAAAAAGATAGTTTTTATAGTAAAGAAGATAATATAATAGATGTTACGAACTTTAAAAAAGAAAAGATAGACTATACTGAATTTAGAAATGAAAATATAAAGATTGTTAATAATTGGAAATCTAAATTAGGTAGGATGGAATACTATCGTTTTAGTGAATTAAAAGTTCCTTTTTTAAGAGAAAAAATTTTAGATCTTTATAATAAAATATGTGAAATTTCAAATGTTGAATTGGAAAATAAAAATAAGATATTAGTCAAAGAAATTGCAAAATTTGAAGGAAAAAATTATATTTTTAGAGGAGAAACTTTTAAGAATATTTTTTATGGAGCAATACGAATAATAAATAGTAAATATAGAGGAAATGAAATAGATATAAATAATTATTATTTTAAAGATTTTTGGGATATTTTAGAAGAAGATACAAGTAAAGTTGTAATAGATGAAATAAATAAATATTTAGAAAAATTGCCTAGATTAAATAATGAAATTATTGAATATTACAATTTAACACCAAATGGTTTGCCTTATAGATATTGGGATAAAGATGGAAAATTTAGAGAAGAATATAATTTGTCAGAGTTAGAAAAAAGAATATTGGAAAGGACTAGTTTTAGGCAAACTAAAATTTGGAATAATTATGAAGCTAAGAAGCAAATGATTCTTTTATATTTGGATGAATGGAAAATTATAGAAGAAAGAGTAAAAACTGAAGAAAAACTAAAAAAGAAAAGTAAAAAAATTATAAATGCTATTTTAAATTTACAAGATTATGGTTATTTTGAATATAATGAAATAGAAGGATTATACGCAATTTTAAAAATAGTTGAAAACAAGATTAGAAGCTTTATACCAAATTACAAAATACTTGAAACAGAAAAAGAATTAGAAAGTATAAAAAAATTTTTTCCTAAATCAATGTTAAATGAATTATTAGAAAATATTGAAAATTTTAAGTTATCCAAAGAAAAAATTGAATCAATTATAACTTATGAGATAAAAAACTATCCTAAAGATTGGAAATTAAAATTAGGATACATAGAATTATTCAATGAGAAAAAAATAAATTTAATAATAAGATTTAATAATGATGAGAATTTGGAAAAAATAATAAAAGAATTACTGAAAAAAGAAAAAAATAGTGACTATAAATTATTTTATTTATTTCTATTGAATAGAAATAGAGAATTGAAAAAAACTGAAGTAAAAATGTTAGAAAAAATAATATCTGCTGATAGATTTCAAGATTATAAAAAACTATTAGACAAAGATAATGAAATAACTCAAAAAATATACGAGGAATTAAAATTATTAAAGTTTCAGAAAATGAAAAAAATAGATTTGAATTTAGAAAAAGTAAAAGTGACAAAAGAGAAATTTGCTGAAACAGTTAATATTTTAGAAGAATATTTAAAAGAAGAAAATGAAGAAGATGATATTGGTAAAATTTATAATGAAGAACAAAAAGATATAGTTGTTGAGAATAAAGAAGAAGAAAAAATAGAAAATTTTCAAGATAATAAAATAAAAGAAATATTGAAAATAATAATAGAAACTCAAAAAATGGAAGAAAGTGATTTAAAAAATTATGCTAAAGAAAAAAATATGTCATTAAATGCTTATATAGATTTTATAAATAAAGAAGTGTATGATGTTGTTAATGATCAGGTAGTAATTTTTGAAAATAATAAGGTGAAAATAGATGAATTTTATATTGATGATATGAAGGAGTGGCTGAAAGAAAATGGTTAA
- the glpK gene encoding glycerol kinase GlpK — translation MNKQKKYIIALDQGTTSSRAIIFDKNLNIIGKAQKEFTQIFPQPGWVEHNAMEIWASQRSVLTEVIAQSGISLKDVAAIGITNQRETVIVWDKNTGEPVYNAIVWQCRRTAEICEELKKRGLEDYVKENTGLIIDAYFSGTKLKWILDNVKGAREKAENGELLFGTIDTWLVWKLTGGKVHVTDFTNASRTMLFNIKNLEWDKKILKELNIPESMLPEVRNSSEVYGKTRMGITIGEENGTSIPISGIAGDQQAALFGQAGFHAGDIKNTYGTGCFMLMNTGNKCIKSNNGLLTTIAIGIDGKVEYALEGSIFIGGAVIQWLRDELKFFDKASDTEYFAQQVNDNGGVYLVPAFVGLGSPYWDMYARGTIVGLTRGSNKNHIIRAALESIAYQSKDLINAMKEDSGIEINSLKVDGGATANNFLMQFQSDILNTKVLRPEITETTALGAAYLAGLAVGFWKNKEEIQKNWQLNKEFSPNLSEEMRKKYYKCWKKAVEKAKSWEEE, via the coding sequence ATGAATAAACAAAAAAAATATATAATAGCTCTAGATCAGGGAACAACTAGCTCACGTGCAATTATTTTTGACAAAAATCTGAACATCATCGGGAAAGCTCAAAAGGAATTTACGCAGATTTTCCCACAGCCGGGGTGGGTTGAGCATAACGCTATGGAAATATGGGCAAGCCAGCGTTCCGTGCTTACAGAAGTTATCGCACAATCTGGAATTTCCCTAAAGGATGTAGCGGCAATCGGAATTACAAATCAAAGGGAAACTGTAATCGTGTGGGATAAAAATACTGGTGAACCTGTTTATAACGCAATTGTCTGGCAATGTAGACGAACAGCTGAAATTTGTGAAGAATTGAAAAAACGTGGACTTGAAGATTATGTAAAAGAAAATACTGGACTGATAATTGATGCTTATTTTTCAGGAACAAAACTAAAATGGATTCTTGATAACGTAAAAGGTGCAAGAGAAAAAGCTGAAAATGGGGAACTGCTTTTTGGAACGATTGATACTTGGCTTGTATGGAAATTAACTGGTGGAAAGGTGCATGTTACTGATTTTACAAATGCTTCCAGAACTATGCTTTTTAACATAAAAAATTTAGAATGGGACAAAAAAATTTTAAAGGAGCTTAATATTCCAGAAAGTATGCTTCCAGAAGTTAGAAATTCAAGTGAAGTTTACGGCAAAACAAGAATGGGAATTACAATTGGCGAAGAAAACGGTACTTCCATTCCAATTTCAGGTATCGCTGGAGATCAGCAGGCGGCATTATTTGGACAGGCTGGATTTCATGCCGGAGATATAAAGAATACTTACGGAACAGGCTGCTTTATGCTTATGAATACAGGAAACAAATGTATAAAATCAAATAATGGATTACTTACAACGATTGCTATTGGAATTGATGGAAAAGTGGAGTACGCTCTGGAAGGGAGTATTTTTATTGGTGGAGCTGTTATCCAGTGGCTTCGTGATGAATTAAAATTTTTTGACAAGGCTTCTGATACAGAATATTTTGCACAGCAGGTAAATGATAATGGTGGCGTTTATCTAGTTCCAGCATTTGTTGGATTAGGCTCGCCATACTGGGATATGTACGCCCGTGGCACAATTGTTGGGCTTACCCGTGGATCTAATAAAAACCACATAATTCGTGCTGCCCTCGAATCCATCGCCTACCAGTCCAAAGACTTGATAAACGCAATGAAAGAAGATTCAGGTATTGAAATAAATTCGCTAAAAGTCGATGGTGGTGCAACAGCAAATAATTTCCTGATGCAATTCCAAAGCGATATTTTAAATACAAAAGTTTTACGTCCTGAAATCACTGAAACAACTGCATTAGGTGCTGCCTATTTAGCTGGACTTGCCGTTGGATTCTGGAAAAATAAAGAAGAAATTCAAAAGAACTGGCAATTAAATAAAGAATTTTCACCAAACTTATCCGAAGAAATGAGGAAAAAATATTACAAATGCTGGAAAAAGGCTGTTGAGAAGGCGAAAAGTTGGGAAGAAGAATAA
- the cbiE gene encoding precorrin-6y C5,15-methyltransferase (decarboxylating) subunit CbiE: protein MKNKINVLGLGPGNLDYTLPVVLKEIAKSDIIIGGKRHIESLGKYAENKEYCYIKADLQRVLDFIEENRNKKISLILSGDTGFYSMLTFMRKHFEAEELNVIPGISSIQYMFARISEYWNDAFVSSVHGREVEYVQKLREFGKIGLLTDNKNTPQRIAEILIENGMGEAIIFVGENLSYENEKILELSAKEMVKIEEKFEMNVVVIYWDEKK from the coding sequence ATGAAAAATAAAATAAATGTACTTGGTTTGGGGCCGGGAAATTTGGACTATACTTTGCCAGTTGTACTAAAAGAAATTGCAAAATCGGATATAATAATTGGCGGAAAACGACACATCGAAAGTCTTGGAAAATATGCTGAAAATAAGGAATATTGCTATATAAAGGCTGACTTGCAAAGAGTTCTGGATTTTATTGAAGAAAATCGAAATAAAAAAATATCATTGATACTGTCTGGCGACACGGGCTTTTACAGCATGCTCACATTTATGAGAAAACATTTTGAAGCAGAAGAACTTAATGTAATACCTGGAATTTCTTCGATCCAGTATATGTTTGCCAGAATTTCTGAATATTGGAATGATGCTTTTGTATCAAGTGTTCACGGCCGAGAAGTTGAGTATGTTCAAAAATTGCGTGAATTTGGAAAAATCGGACTTTTAACAGATAACAAAAATACGCCGCAGAGGATAGCGGAAATACTGATTGAAAATGGAATGGGAGAGGCTATTATTTTTGTTGGTGAAAATCTGTCTTATGAAAATGAGAAGATTTTAGAACTTTCAGCAAAAGAAATGGTAAAGATTGAGGAGAAATTTGAGATGAATGTAGTTGTGATTTATTGGGACGAGAAGAAATAG
- a CDS encoding DEAD/DEAH box helicase: MDIYNMLKKEIRRYIYDQNWQQFTKIQTHSIKLYNESKDNLILIAPTASGKTEAAFLPAINSIKNWEEGVKIVYISPLIALINDQFNRISELCKYMEITVTRWHGEASQSKKRSILKNPKGILLITPESLEALFVTKSDRVKKLFYSIENIIVDEIHSFIGSNRGIQLKSLLERMNSYIENNNPRIIGMSATVSEENYSDLKEIFQNERTTKIIRDKGRNELKIDYNFYSDETEALNKIYEYSKTETMLVFPNTRQNVEMIAANLKKKAQKEKINISYFSHHASVSKNIRTMVENFAKEFNKNLFTICCTSTLELGIDIGAVDSIVQYNAPYSVSSLAQRLGRSGRRIGINNLHFISDEKWNLLQGLAAISIYEKGKVDKIDVVKKPYDVMAHQILSLIVEKSEINLSEFKKLREKYQTWKNIEYEEFSNICNYLLKEKYIEILDNNVIAGINLEKLLKKAEFYTQFKVEDMYSVYNNQNKVGELPLGIRVNIDDNIYLAAGIWKIKKVDEKVKKIFVKKATDGKAPRFLGEEGEITDELRKEMKEILFDKKNWEKYSEKIRKNLEIISKNLILKQKIYFYLDKNRKDIKTFRSTKIDRTLMILLLIFLDLKDFRELNDTIQSNDNVIEEAINNIIKSGINETQIVNFFENDIKESRKLEKISLVDAYLSSNKYMLLVPDNLKIKYVIDNKLDVQGVKNFLEIRK; this comes from the coding sequence ATGGATATTTATAATATGTTAAAAAAAGAAATCAGAAGATACATTTATGATCAAAATTGGCAACAATTTACTAAAATACAAACTCATTCTATAAAACTTTATAACGAAAGTAAAGACAATTTAATTTTAATTGCACCTACGGCCTCAGGAAAAACAGAAGCGGCTTTTTTACCTGCAATTAACAGTATTAAAAATTGGGAAGAAGGTGTAAAAATAGTATATATCTCTCCATTAATTGCATTAATTAATGATCAGTTTAATCGAATTTCAGAATTATGTAAATATATGGAAATAACTGTTACTAGATGGCATGGAGAAGCTTCACAAAGTAAAAAAAGGAGTATCTTAAAAAATCCAAAAGGAATACTATTAATAACTCCTGAAAGTTTGGAAGCATTATTTGTAACAAAATCAGATAGAGTGAAAAAGTTATTTTACAGTATTGAAAATATAATTGTAGATGAGATTCATAGTTTTATTGGTTCTAATCGAGGAATTCAGCTTAAATCTTTACTGGAGAGAATGAACTCGTATATAGAAAATAATAATCCTAGGATTATTGGAATGTCTGCAACAGTATCAGAAGAAAATTATTCAGACTTAAAAGAAATTTTTCAAAATGAAAGAACAACAAAAATAATTAGAGATAAAGGAAGAAATGAACTAAAAATAGATTATAATTTTTATTCTGATGAAACAGAAGCATTAAATAAGATTTATGAATATTCTAAAACTGAAACAATGTTAGTTTTTCCGAACACAAGACAAAATGTAGAAATGATAGCGGCAAATCTGAAGAAAAAAGCTCAAAAAGAAAAAATTAATATAAGTTATTTTTCTCATCATGCTTCAGTAAGCAAAAACATAAGGACAATGGTAGAAAATTTTGCTAAAGAATTTAATAAAAATTTATTTACAATATGTTGTACATCAACACTTGAATTGGGTATAGATATAGGAGCTGTTGATAGCATAGTTCAATACAATGCTCCTTATTCGGTGTCATCATTAGCTCAAAGATTAGGTAGGAGTGGAAGAAGAATAGGAATAAATAATTTGCATTTTATTTCAGATGAAAAATGGAATTTATTGCAAGGATTGGCAGCGATTTCAATTTATGAAAAAGGAAAAGTTGATAAAATAGATGTTGTGAAAAAACCTTATGATGTAATGGCTCATCAAATATTATCTTTAATAGTTGAAAAGAGTGAAATAAATTTATCAGAATTTAAAAAATTGAGAGAAAAATATCAAACTTGGAAAAATATTGAATACGAAGAGTTTTCAAATATATGTAATTATCTTTTGAAAGAGAAATATATTGAAATATTGGACAATAATGTTATCGCAGGAATTAATCTTGAGAAATTGTTAAAAAAAGCAGAGTTTTACACTCAATTTAAAGTAGAGGATATGTATTCAGTATACAATAATCAAAATAAAGTAGGGGAACTTCCACTAGGTATAAGAGTAAATATAGATGATAATATATATTTGGCCGCAGGAATTTGGAAAATAAAAAAAGTAGATGAAAAGGTAAAGAAAATATTTGTAAAAAAGGCAACAGATGGGAAAGCACCTAGATTTTTGGGAGAAGAGGGAGAAATTACTGATGAATTAAGAAAAGAAATGAAGGAAATTTTATTCGATAAAAAAAATTGGGAAAAATATTCTGAAAAAATAAGAAAAAATTTGGAAATTATTTCAAAAAATCTTATTTTAAAACAAAAAATTTATTTTTATTTAGATAAAAATAGAAAAGATATAAAAACATTTAGAAGTACTAAAATAGACAGAACTTTGATGATATTATTATTGATTTTTTTAGATTTAAAAGATTTTAGGGAATTAAATGATACAATTCAATCAAATGATAATGTTATAGAAGAAGCTATAAACAATATTATAAAAAGTGGGATAAATGAAACACAAATTGTGAATTTTTTTGAAAATGATATAAAAGAGTCAAGGAAGTTAGAAAAAATAAGTTTAGTAGATGCTTACTTAAGTTCAAATAAATATATGCTTTTAGTACCAGATAATTTAAAAATTAAATATGTTATAGATAATAAACTTGATGTTCAAGGTGTTAAAAATTTTTTAGAAATTAGAAAATGA
- a CDS encoding ATP-binding protein gives MVKINLKEADSVIKAIEGGITPRRGIQHLLVGRNNEVQEIVKILDKISEGDSEIKFWVGDFGSGKSFMLRTIESIALQKNFAVSTVDLNPTRRFYSTDGKSKALYSEIIDNIVVQTAQNGRAINTIIETWIEKVKNQIVNNKNLRIEELNENPQFIEKEILNLTSSFTTSSISYEFGQAIIQYYRGILKDDYEKKEKALRWLRGNIETKTEAKRELGIGKIINDDNWYEALKTFGELILDMGYSGFVVNFDELVNLYKIPQSQTREKNYEKILNIFNECKSNKARGMFINFGATKKTVYDKVRGMSSYEALKGRLGTENDDLSNLINTKKSVLLLKPLSNEEIFILLERLRDIYNVNYKTSIELDTNEIKLYMEGKLNLPGADEFLTPRAVIKDYIEILDLIRQNPNEKVIAIIEAKLGKMNKVEKDENNLDDEIEVF, from the coding sequence ATGGTTAAAATAAATTTGAAAGAAGCAGATAGTGTAATTAAGGCAATAGAAGGAGGGATAACTCCTAGAAGAGGAATACAGCATTTATTAGTTGGAAGAAATAATGAAGTTCAAGAAATAGTAAAAATATTGGATAAAATAAGCGAAGGAGACAGTGAAATAAAATTTTGGGTGGGAGATTTTGGTTCAGGAAAGAGTTTTATGTTAAGAACAATAGAATCTATTGCTTTACAAAAGAATTTTGCTGTTTCTACAGTTGACTTGAATCCTACAAGAAGATTTTATTCAACAGACGGGAAATCAAAGGCTCTTTACAGTGAAATAATAGATAATATAGTAGTTCAGACTGCTCAAAATGGAAGAGCTATAAATACAATAATAGAAACTTGGATAGAAAAAGTTAAGAATCAAATTGTAAATAATAAAAATTTGAGAATAGAAGAACTGAATGAAAATCCACAATTTATTGAAAAAGAAATACTAAATTTAACTTCTTCGTTTACAACATCATCAATATCTTATGAGTTTGGACAAGCAATTATTCAATATTATAGAGGAATATTAAAAGATGACTATGAGAAAAAGGAAAAAGCTTTAAGATGGCTTCGAGGAAATATTGAAACGAAAACCGAAGCAAAAAGAGAATTAGGAATTGGGAAGATAATCAATGATGATAACTGGTATGAGGCCTTGAAAACATTTGGAGAATTAATTTTAGATATGGGATACTCGGGTTTTGTAGTTAATTTTGATGAATTAGTTAATTTATACAAGATACCTCAATCACAAACTAGAGAAAAAAATTATGAAAAGATATTGAATATTTTTAATGAATGTAAATCTAATAAGGCGAGGGGAATGTTTATAAATTTTGGTGCAACTAAAAAAACAGTATATGATAAAGTTAGAGGAATGTCAAGTTATGAAGCATTAAAAGGGAGATTAGGAACAGAAAATGATGATTTATCAAATTTAATTAATACGAAGAAATCTGTATTATTATTAAAACCTTTGAGCAATGAAGAGATATTTATTCTTTTAGAAAGACTGAGAGATATTTACAATGTAAATTATAAAACTTCTATAGAACTAGATACAAACGAAATAAAATTATATATGGAAGGAAAATTAAATCTTCCAGGAGCAGATGAATTTTTAACACCAAGAGCAGTAATAAAGGATTATATCGAAATTTTAGATTTAATAAGACAGAATCCAAATGAAAAAGTAATAGCAATAATAGAAGCAAAATTAGGAAAAATGAATAAAGTGGAAAAGGATGAAAATAATCTTGATGATGAAATAGAGGTATTTTAA
- a CDS encoding SemiSWEET family transporter, with protein MNKKKINTIVGSIGAFIGIFVFITYIPQIIANIGGEKAQPWQPLTASVSCLIWVIYGWTKEPKKDYILIVPNAAGVILGFLTFITAI; from the coding sequence GTGAACAAAAAGAAAATTAACACAATCGTTGGCTCAATAGGAGCATTTATAGGTATATTTGTATTTATAACATATATTCCTCAAATTATTGCTAATATAGGTGGAGAAAAAGCACAGCCATGGCAACCACTTACTGCCTCAGTTTCCTGTTTAATATGGGTAATTTACGGATGGACTAAAGAACCTAAAAAAGATTATATTTTAATTGTGCCAAATGCGGCAGGAGTAATATTAGGATTTTTGACTTTCATTACCGCTATTTAG
- a CDS encoding tetratricopeptide repeat protein has product MTEKEIEQLINEFQEQYDENFLRKEEFSENEKEIVYDYLDLAFEADTDSERVKYAKKVLKLDKDNLDAEYLIASATSADSLEMLKKLEKVMKHGNEIMEREKYFDEENIGHFWGIFETRPYMRIKCSYANTLVENGMMKKAIKEYEEILKLNENDNMGVRFRLMSLYAFFEDEENALKLYKKYGGHDEVQILLPLSVLYFKKGESAKAANYLKKIEKNVKGIKKFFKDIMNDRGDIYLNQISDMRYRRFTTDELMFSLSDNEYLFGTSMYVFWAYSKLGEKTGAKSKKVVKLKK; this is encoded by the coding sequence ATGACTGAAAAAGAAATAGAACAATTAATAAATGAATTTCAAGAACAATATGATGAAAACTTTCTGAGAAAAGAAGAATTTAGTGAAAATGAAAAAGAAATTGTGTACGACTATTTAGATTTGGCATTTGAGGCGGATACTGATAGCGAAAGAGTAAAATATGCAAAAAAAGTATTAAAATTGGATAAAGATAATTTGGATGCTGAATATTTAATAGCTAGTGCAACTTCAGCAGATTCACTTGAAATGTTAAAGAAATTGGAAAAAGTAATGAAGCACGGGAATGAAATAATGGAAAGAGAAAAATACTTTGATGAAGAAAATATTGGACATTTCTGGGGAATTTTTGAAACTCGTCCATATATGAGAATAAAGTGTAGCTACGCAAATACTTTAGTGGAAAATGGAATGATGAAAAAAGCCATTAAAGAATATGAAGAGATTTTAAAGTTAAATGAAAACGATAATATGGGAGTACGATTTAGACTAATGTCACTTTATGCTTTTTTTGAAGATGAAGAAAATGCTTTAAAACTTTATAAAAAATACGGTGGGCATGATGAAGTACAAATATTGCTTCCACTTTCAGTTCTTTATTTTAAAAAAGGAGAATCCGCTAAAGCGGCGAATTATTTGAAAAAAATTGAAAAAAATGTGAAAGGAATAAAAAAATTCTTTAAAGATATAATGAATGATAGAGGTGACATTTATCTTAACCAAATAAGTGATATGAGATACAGACGTTTTACAACCGATGAACTTATGTTCTCGTTATCAGATAATGAATATTTGTTTGGAACGAGCATGTATGTTTTCTGGGCTTACAGTAAATTAGGGGAAAAAACTGGGGCAAAATCGAAAAAAGTTGTGAAGTTGAAGAAATAA